The following proteins are encoded in a genomic region of Cryptomeria japonica chromosome 11, Sugi_1.0, whole genome shotgun sequence:
- the LOC131036946 gene encoding disease resistance protein Roq1-like isoform X3, whose amino-acid sequence MASSSSSHPRNEQQDAFSAIEPHGKRRRVDESSRLFDVFINHRGPDCKETLAFKLYKSLEELKIRAYLDSEEKEFGDSFPSTIKNAIQSASVHIAIFSPGYAKSPWCLAELVLMLQSGAKIIPLFYGVKPSDLRHIEKGAYAEAFIKYEEKKRYMEKFDEWKEALHSVSFNTGHEISSDFNSSDCQNIVSAVQNEVQRKISLHVAKYPVGLHKLVKDFEKACFDKIVEDFERQCRTNKGGKGKAQIVGIFGMGGVGKTTLAKELFNRNLPQYKRACFLFDVREAYSNNRFPSLQSKLLKDLFQRDGLNFHCTEEGKSHIGDCIGRSNRLSFLIVIDDIDHVQQLDDLLIMQMLKMSVDSLVIATTRDVSVLINTGITTGYNLKGMDRDDARQLFCWHAFGQPYPAEHHENLVNSFLNVCGGLPLSLQVLGSHVHGRDQNYWRLELNKVSKTLPRDIHQRLQISFDALDHEEQQIFMDIACFFVDELKSIAMQVWEASGWSAQHAVETLKNKCLVQDSIKEGLWIRVGEDRSGWRMHDHLRDLGREMAKGANHPRRLWRPQDVHLKSELFLRLHESKGFQNVVAQTKYRCFHSTFDKRTGCRSTYFVGESEFSADTSMCLLWLKLEYEGFQEQGRLPSIPSWVPLQNLRFLIIRNLHLKTLWQSNVQAPTQLKELQIKDTYLEEFSDLSGVSNKKLQLTFVNI is encoded by the exons AtggcatcctcatcctcatctcacCCAAGAAATGAGCAACAGGATGCTTTCTCTGCAATTGAACCTCACGGCAAAAGGAGGAGAGTAGACGAATCTTCAAGATTGTTTGATGTTTTCATCAACCACAGGGGTCCTGATTGCAAAGAAACTCTAGCCTTTAAGCTTTACAAATCCCTTGAGGAGTTGAAAATAAGGGCATATCTTGATTCGGAAGAGAAAGAATTCGGTGATTCGTTTCCTTCAACCATTAAAAATGCTATCCAGTCGGCTTCAGTTCACATAGCTATCTTTTCACCAGGATATGCAAAGTCCCCATGGTGTTTGGCGGAGCTTGTGCTGATGTTACAAAGTGGTGCTAAGATCATTCCATTGTTTTACGGGGTGAAGCCTTCCGATCTTCGCCACATAGAAAAGGGAGCGTATGCCGAGGCGTTCATTAAATATGAAGAGAAGAAGAGGTATATGGAGAAGTTTGATGAGTGGAAGGAAGCCCTCCACTCTGTTTCATTTAATACAGGACATGAAATCAGCAGCGATTTCAA TAGCAGTGATTGCCAAAATATAGTGTCAGCTGTCCAAAATGAAGTTCAAAGGAAAATATCTCTACATGTTGCCAAATACCCAGTGGGACTTCACAAGCTTGTGAAAGATTTTGAAAAGGCGTGTTTtgataagattgtggaagattttgaAAGGCAGTGTCGGACAAATAAAGGCGGCAAAGGGAAGGCTCAGATAGTCGGCATTTTTGGAATGGGTGGAGTCGGCAAGACAACTCTGGCGAAAGAGTTGTTCAACCGAAATCTCCCCCAATATAAACGAGCCTGTTTTCTGTTCGATGTGAGGGAAGCCTATTCAAATAACAGATTTCCTTCCTTACAATCGAAACTCCTTAAAGATCTCTTCCAACGAGATGGACTCAATTTTCATTGTACAGAGGAAGGAAAAAGTCATATTGGGGACTGCATTGGAAGGAGCAACCGGCTGAGTTTCTTAAttgttatagatgatattgatcaCGTGCAACAATTGGATGATCTACTCATCATGCAAATGCTAAAGATGTCAGTTGATAGCCTGGTGATTGCCACAACCCGTGATGTAAGTGTGCTTATAAACACAGGAATTACCACTGGTTATAATCTAAAAGGAATGGATAGAGACGATGCGAGGCAGCTGTTTTGTTGGCATGCCTTCGGACAACCCTATCCGGCTGAGCATCACGAGAATCTGGTTAACTCCTTTCTAAATGTTTGTGGAGGGTTACCTCTGTCTCTCCAAGTTCTTGGCAGTCATGTTCATGGCAGAGATCAGAATTATTGGAGACTAGAATTGAATAAAGTTAGCAAGACACTGCCTCGAGACATACATCAAAGACTTCAGATAAGCTTTGATGCACTGGACCACGAGGAGCAACAAATTTTCATGGATATCGCATGCTTTTTTGTTGACGAATTGAAGAGCATTGCCATGCAAGTATGGGAGGCATCGGGATGGAGCGCTCAACATGCCGTGGAAACACTTAAAAACAAGTGTCTTGTTCAAGACTCAATAAAAGAGGGATTATGGATTAGGGTAGGAGAAGACAGATCTGGCTGGAGAATGCATGACCATCTGCGGGACTTGGGAAGAGAAATGGCGAAGGGAGCGAACCATCCTCGTCGGTTGTGGCGCCCACAAGATGTACATCTG AAATCTGAGCTGTTTCTGAGATTGCATGAATCAAAAGGATTCCAAAACGTCGTCGCTCAAACCAAATACAGATGCTTCCATTCCACTTTTGACAAACGCACGGGGTGTAGATCTACATACTTTGTAGGGGAATCAGAATTCAGTGCTGACACATCGATGTGTTTGTTGTGGCTTAAGCTCGagtatgagggttttcaggagcaGGGTCGGCTGCCAAGCATTCCTTCATGGGTTCCtcttcaaaatttgagatttttAATAATCAGAAATTTACATCTCAAAACGTTGTGGCAGAGCAACGTACAG GCGCCCACCCAATTGAAAGAGCTGCAGATAAAGGACACTTATTTGGAAGAATTTTCAGATTTATCAGGAGtatcaaataaaaaattacaattgaCGTTTGTAAACATCTGA
- the LOC131036946 gene encoding disease resistance protein Roq1-like isoform X2: MASSSSSHPRNEQQDAFSAIEPHGKRRRVDESSRLFDVFINHRGPDCKETLAFKLYKSLEELKIRAYLDSEEKEFGDSFPSTIKNAIQSASVHIAIFSPGYAKSPWCLAELVLMLQSGAKIIPLFYGVKPSDLRHIEKGAYAEAFIKYEEKKRYMEKFDEWKEALHSVSFNTGHEISSDFNSDCQNIVSAVQNEVQRKISLHVAKYPVGLHKLVKDFEKACFDKIVEDFERQCRTNKGGKGKAQIVGIFGMGGVGKTTLAKELFNRNLPQYKRACFLFDVREAYSNNRFPSLQSKLLKDLFQRDGLNFHCTEEGKSHIGDCIGRSNRLSFLIVIDDIDHVQQLDDLLIMQMLKMSVDSLVIATTRDVSVLINTGITTGYNLKGMDRDDARQLFCWHAFGQPYPAEHHENLVNSFLNVCGGLPLSLQVLGSHVHGRDQNYWRLELNKVSKTLPRDIHQRLQISFDALDHEEQQIFMDIACFFVDELKSIAMQVWEASGWSAQHAVETLKNKCLVQDSIKEGLWIRVGEDRSGWRMHDHLRDLGREMAKGANHPRRLWRPQDVHLKSELFLRLHESKGFQNVVAQTKYRCFHSTFDKRTGCRSTYFVGESEFSADTSMCLLWLKLEYEGFQEQGRLPSIPSWVPLQNLRFLIIRNLHLKTLWQSNVQFQAPTQLKELQIKDTYLEEFSDLSGVSNKKLQLTFVNI, encoded by the exons AtggcatcctcatcctcatctcacCCAAGAAATGAGCAACAGGATGCTTTCTCTGCAATTGAACCTCACGGCAAAAGGAGGAGAGTAGACGAATCTTCAAGATTGTTTGATGTTTTCATCAACCACAGGGGTCCTGATTGCAAAGAAACTCTAGCCTTTAAGCTTTACAAATCCCTTGAGGAGTTGAAAATAAGGGCATATCTTGATTCGGAAGAGAAAGAATTCGGTGATTCGTTTCCTTCAACCATTAAAAATGCTATCCAGTCGGCTTCAGTTCACATAGCTATCTTTTCACCAGGATATGCAAAGTCCCCATGGTGTTTGGCGGAGCTTGTGCTGATGTTACAAAGTGGTGCTAAGATCATTCCATTGTTTTACGGGGTGAAGCCTTCCGATCTTCGCCACATAGAAAAGGGAGCGTATGCCGAGGCGTTCATTAAATATGAAGAGAAGAAGAGGTATATGGAGAAGTTTGATGAGTGGAAGGAAGCCCTCCACTCTGTTTCATTTAATACAGGACATGAAATCAGCAGCGATTTCAA CAGTGATTGCCAAAATATAGTGTCAGCTGTCCAAAATGAAGTTCAAAGGAAAATATCTCTACATGTTGCCAAATACCCAGTGGGACTTCACAAGCTTGTGAAAGATTTTGAAAAGGCGTGTTTtgataagattgtggaagattttgaAAGGCAGTGTCGGACAAATAAAGGCGGCAAAGGGAAGGCTCAGATAGTCGGCATTTTTGGAATGGGTGGAGTCGGCAAGACAACTCTGGCGAAAGAGTTGTTCAACCGAAATCTCCCCCAATATAAACGAGCCTGTTTTCTGTTCGATGTGAGGGAAGCCTATTCAAATAACAGATTTCCTTCCTTACAATCGAAACTCCTTAAAGATCTCTTCCAACGAGATGGACTCAATTTTCATTGTACAGAGGAAGGAAAAAGTCATATTGGGGACTGCATTGGAAGGAGCAACCGGCTGAGTTTCTTAAttgttatagatgatattgatcaCGTGCAACAATTGGATGATCTACTCATCATGCAAATGCTAAAGATGTCAGTTGATAGCCTGGTGATTGCCACAACCCGTGATGTAAGTGTGCTTATAAACACAGGAATTACCACTGGTTATAATCTAAAAGGAATGGATAGAGACGATGCGAGGCAGCTGTTTTGTTGGCATGCCTTCGGACAACCCTATCCGGCTGAGCATCACGAGAATCTGGTTAACTCCTTTCTAAATGTTTGTGGAGGGTTACCTCTGTCTCTCCAAGTTCTTGGCAGTCATGTTCATGGCAGAGATCAGAATTATTGGAGACTAGAATTGAATAAAGTTAGCAAGACACTGCCTCGAGACATACATCAAAGACTTCAGATAAGCTTTGATGCACTGGACCACGAGGAGCAACAAATTTTCATGGATATCGCATGCTTTTTTGTTGACGAATTGAAGAGCATTGCCATGCAAGTATGGGAGGCATCGGGATGGAGCGCTCAACATGCCGTGGAAACACTTAAAAACAAGTGTCTTGTTCAAGACTCAATAAAAGAGGGATTATGGATTAGGGTAGGAGAAGACAGATCTGGCTGGAGAATGCATGACCATCTGCGGGACTTGGGAAGAGAAATGGCGAAGGGAGCGAACCATCCTCGTCGGTTGTGGCGCCCACAAGATGTACATCTG AAATCTGAGCTGTTTCTGAGATTGCATGAATCAAAAGGATTCCAAAACGTCGTCGCTCAAACCAAATACAGATGCTTCCATTCCACTTTTGACAAACGCACGGGGTGTAGATCTACATACTTTGTAGGGGAATCAGAATTCAGTGCTGACACATCGATGTGTTTGTTGTGGCTTAAGCTCGagtatgagggttttcaggagcaGGGTCGGCTGCCAAGCATTCCTTCATGGGTTCCtcttcaaaatttgagatttttAATAATCAGAAATTTACATCTCAAAACGTTGTGGCAGAGCAACGTACAG TTTCAGGCGCCCACCCAATTGAAAGAGCTGCAGATAAAGGACACTTATTTGGAAGAATTTTCAGATTTATCAGGAGtatcaaataaaaaattacaattgaCGTTTGTAAACATCTGA
- the LOC131036946 gene encoding disease resistance protein Roq1-like isoform X1: MASSSSSHPRNEQQDAFSAIEPHGKRRRVDESSRLFDVFINHRGPDCKETLAFKLYKSLEELKIRAYLDSEEKEFGDSFPSTIKNAIQSASVHIAIFSPGYAKSPWCLAELVLMLQSGAKIIPLFYGVKPSDLRHIEKGAYAEAFIKYEEKKRYMEKFDEWKEALHSVSFNTGHEISSDFNSSDCQNIVSAVQNEVQRKISLHVAKYPVGLHKLVKDFEKACFDKIVEDFERQCRTNKGGKGKAQIVGIFGMGGVGKTTLAKELFNRNLPQYKRACFLFDVREAYSNNRFPSLQSKLLKDLFQRDGLNFHCTEEGKSHIGDCIGRSNRLSFLIVIDDIDHVQQLDDLLIMQMLKMSVDSLVIATTRDVSVLINTGITTGYNLKGMDRDDARQLFCWHAFGQPYPAEHHENLVNSFLNVCGGLPLSLQVLGSHVHGRDQNYWRLELNKVSKTLPRDIHQRLQISFDALDHEEQQIFMDIACFFVDELKSIAMQVWEASGWSAQHAVETLKNKCLVQDSIKEGLWIRVGEDRSGWRMHDHLRDLGREMAKGANHPRRLWRPQDVHLKSELFLRLHESKGFQNVVAQTKYRCFHSTFDKRTGCRSTYFVGESEFSADTSMCLLWLKLEYEGFQEQGRLPSIPSWVPLQNLRFLIIRNLHLKTLWQSNVQFQAPTQLKELQIKDTYLEEFSDLSGVSNKKLQLTFVNI; the protein is encoded by the exons AtggcatcctcatcctcatctcacCCAAGAAATGAGCAACAGGATGCTTTCTCTGCAATTGAACCTCACGGCAAAAGGAGGAGAGTAGACGAATCTTCAAGATTGTTTGATGTTTTCATCAACCACAGGGGTCCTGATTGCAAAGAAACTCTAGCCTTTAAGCTTTACAAATCCCTTGAGGAGTTGAAAATAAGGGCATATCTTGATTCGGAAGAGAAAGAATTCGGTGATTCGTTTCCTTCAACCATTAAAAATGCTATCCAGTCGGCTTCAGTTCACATAGCTATCTTTTCACCAGGATATGCAAAGTCCCCATGGTGTTTGGCGGAGCTTGTGCTGATGTTACAAAGTGGTGCTAAGATCATTCCATTGTTTTACGGGGTGAAGCCTTCCGATCTTCGCCACATAGAAAAGGGAGCGTATGCCGAGGCGTTCATTAAATATGAAGAGAAGAAGAGGTATATGGAGAAGTTTGATGAGTGGAAGGAAGCCCTCCACTCTGTTTCATTTAATACAGGACATGAAATCAGCAGCGATTTCAA TAGCAGTGATTGCCAAAATATAGTGTCAGCTGTCCAAAATGAAGTTCAAAGGAAAATATCTCTACATGTTGCCAAATACCCAGTGGGACTTCACAAGCTTGTGAAAGATTTTGAAAAGGCGTGTTTtgataagattgtggaagattttgaAAGGCAGTGTCGGACAAATAAAGGCGGCAAAGGGAAGGCTCAGATAGTCGGCATTTTTGGAATGGGTGGAGTCGGCAAGACAACTCTGGCGAAAGAGTTGTTCAACCGAAATCTCCCCCAATATAAACGAGCCTGTTTTCTGTTCGATGTGAGGGAAGCCTATTCAAATAACAGATTTCCTTCCTTACAATCGAAACTCCTTAAAGATCTCTTCCAACGAGATGGACTCAATTTTCATTGTACAGAGGAAGGAAAAAGTCATATTGGGGACTGCATTGGAAGGAGCAACCGGCTGAGTTTCTTAAttgttatagatgatattgatcaCGTGCAACAATTGGATGATCTACTCATCATGCAAATGCTAAAGATGTCAGTTGATAGCCTGGTGATTGCCACAACCCGTGATGTAAGTGTGCTTATAAACACAGGAATTACCACTGGTTATAATCTAAAAGGAATGGATAGAGACGATGCGAGGCAGCTGTTTTGTTGGCATGCCTTCGGACAACCCTATCCGGCTGAGCATCACGAGAATCTGGTTAACTCCTTTCTAAATGTTTGTGGAGGGTTACCTCTGTCTCTCCAAGTTCTTGGCAGTCATGTTCATGGCAGAGATCAGAATTATTGGAGACTAGAATTGAATAAAGTTAGCAAGACACTGCCTCGAGACATACATCAAAGACTTCAGATAAGCTTTGATGCACTGGACCACGAGGAGCAACAAATTTTCATGGATATCGCATGCTTTTTTGTTGACGAATTGAAGAGCATTGCCATGCAAGTATGGGAGGCATCGGGATGGAGCGCTCAACATGCCGTGGAAACACTTAAAAACAAGTGTCTTGTTCAAGACTCAATAAAAGAGGGATTATGGATTAGGGTAGGAGAAGACAGATCTGGCTGGAGAATGCATGACCATCTGCGGGACTTGGGAAGAGAAATGGCGAAGGGAGCGAACCATCCTCGTCGGTTGTGGCGCCCACAAGATGTACATCTG AAATCTGAGCTGTTTCTGAGATTGCATGAATCAAAAGGATTCCAAAACGTCGTCGCTCAAACCAAATACAGATGCTTCCATTCCACTTTTGACAAACGCACGGGGTGTAGATCTACATACTTTGTAGGGGAATCAGAATTCAGTGCTGACACATCGATGTGTTTGTTGTGGCTTAAGCTCGagtatgagggttttcaggagcaGGGTCGGCTGCCAAGCATTCCTTCATGGGTTCCtcttcaaaatttgagatttttAATAATCAGAAATTTACATCTCAAAACGTTGTGGCAGAGCAACGTACAG TTTCAGGCGCCCACCCAATTGAAAGAGCTGCAGATAAAGGACACTTATTTGGAAGAATTTTCAGATTTATCAGGAGtatcaaataaaaaattacaattgaCGTTTGTAAACATCTGA